Proteins from a genomic interval of Musa acuminata AAA Group cultivar baxijiao chromosome BXJ1-9, Cavendish_Baxijiao_AAA, whole genome shotgun sequence:
- the LOC135593193 gene encoding glucan endo-1,3-beta-glucosidase 11-like — protein sequence MLCLSRSMGIFACCSLLLLLSTAAEAGIVGVNYGRVANNLPSATEVVELLKSNGISHVKLYDADPSFLRALAGTGVKVVVTIPNEILASTAARPGFALAWVQRNVVAYYPSTQIQAIAVGNEVFVYPRNLTTFLVPAMQNVHAALSSLRLDGVIKISSPIALTALQNSYPSSAGSFRPELVVSVLQPMLEFLRQTGSYLMVNAYPFFAYEANADVISLDYALFRPNPGVVDSGNGLRYYSLLDAQIDAVFAAMSAIKYEDIKIAISETGWPSKGDADETGAGQANAAAYNGNLIRRVLSGNAGTPLRPQADIDVYLFALFNENQKPGPTSERNYGLFYPDEGKVYDVEFTLGGSNGGGLRWEDVRGKGPSTTLPPSSSSGTVRTSSTGESWCVANAMVGKARLQAAMDYACGEGGADCGPIQRGAACYEPDTVEAHASYAFNSYYQSKGRAMGTCDFEGAAYVVSQPPRIGNCALPSGA from the exons ATGCTCTGCTTGTCACGGAGCATGGGGATTTTCGCATGTTGTTCtctgcttctcctcctctccaCCGCCGCAG AAGCAGGAATTGTTGGTGTGAACTATGGCCGGGTGGCGAACAACCTTCCGTCGGCTACGGAGGTGGTGGAGCTCTTGAAGTCGAACGGCATCAGTCATGTCAAGCTCTACGACGCTGACCCTTCCTTCCTCCGCGCACTGGCGGGCACCGGCGTCAAGGTGGTGGTCACCATCCCCAACGAGATCCTGGCGTCCACCGCGGCCCGCCCCGGCTTCGCCCTTGCCTGGGTCCAGCGCAACGTGGTCGCCTACTACCCTTCCACTCAGATCCAGGCCATCGCCGTCGGTAACGAGGTGTTCGTCTACCCTCGCAACCTCACCACCTTTCTCGTCCCAGCCATGCAGAACGTCCACGCCGCCCTGTCCAGCCTCCGCCTCGACGGTGTAATCAAGATATCCTCCCCCATCGCACTTACTGCTCTCCAGAACTCCTACCCGTCATCCGCCGGCTCGTTCCGGCCCGAACTTGTTGTGTCGGTGTTGCAGCCGATGCTGGAGTTCCTACGCCAAACGGGCTCTTACCTCATGGTCAATGCCTACCCGTTCTTCGCTTACGAGGCTAATGCCGATGTGATCTCCCTCGACTATGCCCTCTTCCGGCCCAACCCGGGCGTGGTCGACTCCGGGAACGGCCTCCGCTACTACAGCCTCTTGGATGCCCAGATCGACGCCGTCTTCGCCGCCATGTCCGCCATCAAGTACGAGGACATCAAAATAGCCATCTCCGAGACGGGATGGCCGTCCAAGGGCGACGCCGACGAGACGGGCGCGGGGCAAGCGAACGCGGCCGCATACAACGGGAACTTGATCAGGCGGGTCCTTTCGGGCAATGCCGGGACGCCGCTGAGGCCCCAAGCCGACATAGATGTCTACCTCTTCGCCCTGTTCAACGAGAACCAGAAGCCGGGCCCGACGTCGGAGAGGAACTACGGGTTGTTCTACCCAGACGAGGGGAAGGTCTACGACGTCGAGTTCACTCTCGGCGGGAGCAACGGAGGCGGCCTAAGGTGGGAGGACGTCAGGGGCAAAGGACCTTCCACCACGCTGCCACCGTCCTCTTCGAGCGGCACGGTACGGACAAGCTCAACGGGGGAGAGCTGGTGCGTGGCGAACGCGATGGTGGGGAAGGCGCGGCTGCAGGCAGCGATGGACTACGCGTGCGGCGAGGGGGGAGCGGACTGCGGACCGATCCAGCGAGGGGCGGCGTGCTACGAGCCCGACACGGTGGAGGCGCACGCGTCGTACGCCTTCAACAGCTACTACCAGAGTAAAGGCCGGGCCATGGGGACATGCGACTTCGAGGGGGCCGCCTACGTGGTCTCGCAGCCACCCA GGATTGGTAACTGTGCCCTTCCGTCGGGAGCCTGA